One Mycolicibacterium rufum genomic window, CGGCGAAGTCGTCGAGCGCTGCCTGCGGGGTCACCCAGCCGGCCTTGTCGGTCTCGGTGTTGTCGCCGTCGGCGCGCTGGCCCTGGGGCAGCGCTGCGACGAAGAAGTAGGTGTCGTACCGGCGGGTGCGCTCCTCCTTCGGGGTCACCCAGTTCGCCCACGGCCGCAGCAGGTCGGCGCGCAGCACCAGCTTCTCGTCGCGCAGGAACTCCCCGAACGACAGCGACTTGTTCTCCAGCGCGGCCCGCTGCTCCCGGTAGACCGACGCGTCGTCGACCAGCAGGTCCGGGTCGTCGGCCGGGCCGGCGAACAGCACGCCCGACTCCTCGAACGTCTCGCGCGCCGCCGCGCACACCAGCGCCTCGGCGAGTTCCTCGTCGGTGCCGAGCCGGCCGGCCCACCAGCTGCGGTCGGGTCCGTGCCAGGCGATGTCGGCGTTGCGGTCACGGTCGTCGACCCCGCCACCGGGGAACACCATCACCCCGGCGACGAAGTCCATCGCCGAATGTCGGCGCATCAGGAAGATCTTGATGCCCTCGTCGGTGTCGCGCACCAGCATCACGGTCGCGGCGGGCCGCGGCACCAGCGGATCGTTGGCCGTGTTCTCGGTCGTCACGCGCGCCTCCTGTGTGCCGCGCGAGTGCGCGTGCGGCGCGCGAAGTAGCGGCCGTCGATGATGTCGAGCGCGATGGACTGGCCGAACGCCGTCGACAAGTTCTCCGACGTCAGCACGTCGGTGAGCAGACCGGCCTCGACCACCGCACCCTCGGACAGGATCAGGCAGTGGGAGAAGCCGGGCGGGATCTCCTCGACGTGGTGGGTGACCAGCACCATCGCCGGCGCGTCGGGATCCATGGCCAGGTCGCTGAGCCGGGCGACCAGTTCCTCCCGGCCGCCGAGGTCGAGGCCCGCGGCCGGTTCGTCGAGCAGCAGCAGTTCGGGGTCGGTCATCAACGAGCGCGCGATCAGCACCCGCTTGCGTTCCCCCTCCGACAGCGTGCCGTAGGTGCGGTCGGCCAGGTGCTCGCCGCCGACGCTTTCGAGCATGTCGAGCGCCCGCTCGTAGTCGACCTCGTCGTAGCGCTCGCGCCAGCGGCCGAGCACCGAGTAGCCGGCCGACACCACGAGGTCGCGCACGACTTCGTCGTCGGGAACGCGTTGGGCCAGCGCAGCACTGCTCAGACCGATGCGCGCGCGCAGTTCCGACATGTCGACCCGGCCGAGCCGCTCCCCGAGGACGTAGGCGGTGCCCGAGGAAGGATGTTCCATCGCCGCGGCGATGCGCAGCAGCGAGGTCTTACCCGCTCCGTTGGGGCCGACCACGACCCACCGTTCGTCGAGCTCCACCGACCAGGTCACCGGGCCGACGAGCAGCCGGCCGTTGCGGCGCAACGTGACCTTCGCGAAGTCGATCAGCAGGTCGTCGTCGGCTTCGTGGACGTCATCGTCGGGGTCGGCTGGCACCCGCCCATCGTAGTCAGCCCGGGATCGGCCGGCCCGGTCGCGTCGGCGGCCGGCCGCACCTGCGCCCATCCGCTGACGGCGAGGATCCGGCGCGGGGTGAGGCGCACGACCAGCTGCACGAGCGGACCGATACCGAGCGCGTAGACCACGGTGCCGACGCCGACTGTGCCGCCGAGCAGCCACCCCGCGGTGAGCACGGTGACCTCGATCGTCGTGCGCACCAGGCGAACCGAGCGGCCGGTGCGCACCACCAGGCCGGTCATCAGCCCGTCCCGGGGTCCGGGCCCGAGCCCCGCGCCGATGTAGAGGACGGTGCTGACGGCGTTGAGCACGACGGCCCCGACCATCAGGCCCACGCGCACCGGCAGTGACTGGGGGGCGGGCAGGAGCATCAACACGGCATCGACGGTGACGGCGATGACGACGACGTTGGCGACGGTGCCGATGCCCGGCCGGTTGCGCAGCGGTATCCAGGCCAGCAGCACCGCGACGCCGACCACAGCGGACGCGGCGCCGATGCTGAGCGGGGTGCGCAGCGCCAGACCCTGGTGGAAGACGTCCCACGGGTCCAGTCCGAGGCCGGCGCGCACCATCATCGCCATGGACGTGCCGTAGCCGACGAGGCCGGTCAGCAGCGCGAGGCCGCGGGCGGTGGCCCTGGAGAGACGCGCCATCGGTCAGGCGTGATCCGGGAAGTGCATGCGGATGGCGTCCAGTTCGCTGCGCATGCGGCGGGCGTCGCAGTCGCGATCGTCGATCCCGCCTCCGATCGAGGGCGAGTAGTACAGGTCGGCCAGCCGGTGGGCCAGTCGGGACATCCAGTGGTTCATGCCGCCATGATTCTTCGTGACTGGCTTGCTCTTCAATAGCCAGTTGGCACATACTGGCCTCAATGACCACCGTGATGACGTCCAGATCCCTTGATGTGGACCTTTTGGCCCGCGAACTCGGGAACTGGCGCACGTCCAGTCGTAGTGGACCGGCCTACCACGGACTCGCCGACGCGATCAGGCTGCTCATCGTGGACGGCCGGGTACCGGTGGGCGCCCGACTGCCCAGCGAGCGTGCCCTCGCCGAAGCGCTGCACGTCTCCCGCACCACGGTCACCGCGGCCTACGCCCAGTTACGCGACGACGGCTACCTGCACGCCCGGCAGGGCGCGCGGAGCACGACCGCGCTCCCCCTGACCTCCCCGGCGGCCTCCGCGCCGGCCATCCCGACGGCCAACCTGGCCGCGGCCACGCTCGCCGCCCCGGCGGCGGTGGTGTCGCAGGCGTTCACCGAAGCCGCCGAGCAGGTCACGCCGTACCTGCGCGACATCGGCATCGAGTTGCGCGGCGTTCTGCCGCTGCGCGAAGCGATTGCCGAAAGGTATTGCGCCCGAGGGCTTCCCACCGAACCCGATGAGATCCTGGTGACCACCGGAGCGCTGCACGCGATCGGGCTGATCCTGGCGACCTACACCCAGCCCGACGACCGGGTGCTCGTCGAGCAGCCCAGCTACCACGGCGGCCTCGCCGCGATGGCGGTGCGAGGTCTGCGGCCGGTACCGGTCGCGATGACCCCTGACGGCTGGGAGCTCGACGCCGTCGACGCCGCGATCCGGCAGCTGGCGCCGAGCCTGGCGTACCTGATCCCCGACAATCACAATCCGACCGGGATGACGCTGCCACCGCCGGGCCGGCGTCGGCTGGCGCAGATCATCGGTGAGACGCGCACCCGCACGATCATCGACGAGACGATCACCGACATGTGGCTCGACGAGCAGGTGCCGGCCCCGTTCGCCGCGTCGATGACCACCCGCCGCGACCTGGTGCTGACCGTGGGGTCGATGTCCAAGTCGTTCTGGGGTGGGTTGCGCATCGGCTGGATCCGCGCCGAGCCGACCACGCTGGCGACGGTCGCGTCGCTGCGGCCCGCCATCGACATGGGCACCCCCGTGTTCGAACAACTGGCCGCTGCAAAGCTTTTGGCGGCCGAGGCCGACGTGCTGCCGGAGCGCAGGGAGATCCTGCGCGCCCGTCGGGCGCTGCTGCTCGAGCTGCTCGCCGAGCATCTGCCCGACTGGCGGCCCGCACCCGGCAAGGGCGGGATGTCGCTCTGGGTACGGTTGCCCGCGCCGATGAGTTCGGCGTTGTCGGCGGCCGCCTCGCGGATGGGACTGGAGATTCCGCCCGGGCCGCGGTTCGGCGTGGACGGCACGCTCGAGCGGTTCATCCGGGTGCCCTATACGCTGCCCGACGACCAGCTCACCGCGTCGATCGAGCTGTTGGCCCGCGCATGGCGCAGCGTCACCGGATCCACGTCGGTGGAGCCCACCGCGGTCGTGGTGTGACTCAGTCGGGGATCTCGACGCGGCGGACCACGCCGTCGAGCGCATCGGCCGCCTCGATCTCCCCGCGGGTGATGCCGAGGATGAACAGCACGGTGTCCAGGTAGGGGTGGCTCAGCGACGCGTCCGCCACCTCCCGTAGTGCCGGCTTGGCATTGAAGGCCACGCCGAGCCCCGCGGCGGTGAGCATGTCGATGTCGTTGGCGCCGTCACCGACGGCGACGGTCTGTTCCATCGGCACCCCGACCTGCTGGGCGAAGTTGCGCAGCGCCTTGGCTTTTCCGGGCCGGTCGACCACGTCGCCGATCACCCGGCCGGTCAGGACGCCGTCGACGATCTCCAGCTCGTTGGCGGCGACGAAGTCCATCATCAGCTCGTGCGCCAGCGGTTCGATGACCTGGCGGAAGCCGCCCGAGACGATGCCGCAGTAGTAGCCGAGGCGGCGCAGGGTCCGCAGCGTGGTGCGAGCGCCCGCGGTGAGCTCGATCTGTTCGGCCACCTCGTCGAGGACGGCGGCGGGCAGCCCCGCCAGTGTGGCGACGCGGCGGTGCAGCGACTCGGCGAAGTCGAGTTCGCCGCGCATCGCCGCCTCGGTCACTTCCGCGACCGCGGCCTCGGCGCCGGCGTGCGCGGCCAGCATCTCGATCACCTCCCCCTGGATCAGGGTGGAGTCGACGTCGAACACGATCAGGCGTTTGGCCCGCCGGGACAGGCTGTAGTCCTCGACGGCGATGTCGACGCTCTCCTGGACCGCCACCCGCGCCAGCGCCGCCTGCAGATCGCGGTAGCCGCCCGCCGGCACCGACACCCGCAGTTCGAGTCCGGTCACGGGATAGTCCGAGACGCCGCGGATGAAGTCGATGTTCACGCCGAGGGCGGCGGCCTCCCGGGCCACCACCCCGAACGCCTCGGCGGTGATCGGCCGGCCCAGCACCACGATGGTGTGGGTCGAGGGTTCCCGCAGCACCGGCATGCCGTCGCTGCCGTCGATCGTCACCTCGAGACCGAGCCGGTGGATCGCGGACTGGACCTCGTCGCGCAGATGCGGCCCGGCGGCCACCTCGGGGGCCGCGGCGACCAGCACCCCGAGCGTCAGCCGTCCGCGGATGACCACCTGTTCGACATTGAGGAGGTCCACCCCGTGCCGGGACAGCACCTCGAACAGCGCCGACGTCACACCCGGTTGGTCACGACCCGTCACCGTGATCAACAGCGACGAACGATTGCGCGACGAACCGGCCGTTACGCTACCGATGCGCTCACCCCCGAGTGCCTCTGGCGTGCTTGCGGTCAGGTGCGGACTTCGGCTTCGTCGAGCCTCGTCACATCGCCGTCCTCGGGGCCGTGGGCGCGTCCCACGTGCGCCTCACGCCGCATCCGCTCCACCATATGCGGGTAGTGCAACTCGAACGCGGGCCGCTCGGAACGAATCCGGGGCAGCTCGGTGAAGTTGTGGCGCGGCGGCGGGCAGGACGTCGCCCACTCCAGCGAATTGCCGTAACCCCACGGGTCGTCGACCATCACCGGCTCGCCGTAGCGCCAGCTCTTGAAGATGTTCCACAGGAACGGCAGGGTCGACAGGCCCAGGATGAAGGCGCCGATGGTCGAGATGATGTTCAGCGTGGTGAACCCGTCGCTGGGCAGGTAGTCGGCGTAGCGGCGGGGCATGCCCTCGTCACCGAGCCAGTGCTGCACCAGGAACGTGGTGTGGAACCCGATGAACGTCAACCAGAAATGCACCTTGCCCAGCCGCTCGTCGAGCAGCCGGCCCGTCATCTTCGGGAACCAGAAGTAGATGCCCGCGTAGGTCGCGAACACGATGGTGCCGAACAGCACGTAGTGGAAGTGCGCGATGACGAAGTAGCTGTCGGTGACGTGGAAGTCCAGCGGCGGGCTGGCCAGCAGCACCCCGGACAGACCGCCGAGCAGGAACGTCACGATGAACCCGACCGAGAACAGCATCGGGGTCTCGAAGGTCAACTGCCCCTTCCACATCGTCCCGATCCAGTTGAAGAACTTGATGCCCGTCGGGACCGCGATCAGGAACGTCATGAACGAGAAGAACGGCAGCAGCACCGCACCGGTGGCGTACATGTGGTGCGCCCACACCGCCACCGACAACGCGGCGATGCCGAGCGTCGCGTAGATCAGCGTCGTGTAACCGAAGATCGGCTTACGGCTGAACACCGGGAAGATCTCGCTGACGATGCCGAAGAACGGCAGCGCGATGATGTACACCTCGGGGTGGCCGAAGAACCAGAACAGGTGCTGCCACAGGAGCACACCGCCGTTGGCCGGATCGTAGACGTGCGCCCCGAGATGGCGGTCGGCGGCGAGGCCGAACAGCGCCGCGGTGAGCAGCGGGAAGGCCAGCAGCACCAGGATCGAGGTCACCAGGATGTTCCAGGTGAAGATCGGCATCCGGAACATCGTCATGCCCGGCGCGCGCATGCAGACCACGGTCGTGATCATGTTGACCGCGCCGAGGATGGTGCCAAGACCGCCGACGGCCAGGCCCATGATCCAGAGGTCACCCCCCGCACCGGGCGAATGGATCGCGTCGGTCAGCGGCGAGTAGGCCGTCCAGCCGAAGTCCGCGGCGCCGCCGGGGGTGATGAAGCCCGCGGTCGCGATCAGCGCGCCGAACAGGAACAGCCAGAACGAGAAGGCGTTCAGCCGCGGGAACGCCACGTCCGGGGCGCCGATCTGCAGCGGCAGCACCAGGTTCGCGAACCCGAACACGATCGGCGTCGCGTAGAACAGCAGCATCACCGTGCCGTGCATGGTGAACAGCTGGTTGTACTGCTCGTTGGACAGGAACTGCAGACCCGGCACGGCGAGCTCGGTGCGGATGAACAGCGCCATCAGCCCGCCGATGAGGAAGAACGCGAAGCACGCGACGCAGTACATGATGCCGATCAACTTGTGATCGGTCGTCGTGATCAGCTTGTAGATCAGGTTGCCCTTGGGCCCGATCCGGGACGGGAACGGACGCCGTGCCTCGAGTTCTCCGATTGGGGGCGCTTCGGCTACCAACTGGTCCTCCAACCTTCCTTACGGACCGGGACGTCACAGGGGCTTCCCGAGGATGTTTGACATGAATCGTAACTCCCGAACCTGACAGAGGTGGGGGTGGTCCTACAAACTGTCGTATTCGACGGCGAATCCGGGCCTCCGAGCGGCCTCACCAGCGCCGAGGACCACGGGTGTTACCGTCTGCGACGTGTCGGTGCGGGCGGCGGGAGCAGCGGGAGCGCTGGCAGCGGCGCTGGTGCTGGCCGGGTGCGGCGGGTCCGGGGAATCGACGACGTCACCGCAAGGTCAGAGTTCGGTCGTCACCAGCACCACCCGCATCGCGAGCGCCGGCGTGTTGGGCAACGACCGGCGGCCCGACGAGTCGTGCGCACCGGATCCCGCGCCGCTCGACGACGGTCCGGCCGAGCGCGAGGTGGGCAACGCGACCGGGCACGCCATCACCCCGCCCATTCCGGAGACCACCGTGGTACCCGCCGATCCGCAGCGCATCGTGGCACTCGCCGGCGACCAGCTCGACGCGCTGTGCGCCCTCGGTCTGCAGTCGCGCATCGTCGCCGCCGCGCTGCCCGAGGGCTCGCAGGACCAACCGTCCTATCTCGGCACCGCGGTCCACGACCTGCCCGCGGCCGGCACCCGCAGCGACCCCGATCTGGACGCGATCCGCGCCGCGAACCCTGACGTCATCCTGGGCTCGGTCGCGCTCACCCCCGAGGAGTTCCCGGCGCTCACGGCGATCGCCCCGACGGTGTTCAGCGGACCGCCCGGGGTGGCGTGGAAGGACAACCTGCGCGCGGTCGGCGCCGCCACCGGCCGGCTCGATGCGGCCAACCGCCTCATCGACGACTTCGACCGGGCCGCCGACAAGACCGGCGCCGACAACGACGCCGTGCACTTCCAGGCCTCGGTGGTGCAGTTCACCGACACCACCCTGCGGATCTTCGGCACCGACAACTTCCCCGCCACCGTGCTCGCCGACGTCGGCGTGGATCGTCCGGCCGCGCAGCGGTTCACCGACAAGCCGTATGTCGAGGTGGGCATCACCGACGAGGACCTCGCGAACTCGCCCGACTTCTCGGCCGCCGAGGGCGACCTCGTCTACGTGTCGTTCGCCACCGCGGAGGCGCGCGAGCGGGCGCCGAAGGTGATGGGCAGCGACGCGTGGAAGCGGTTGTCCGCCAACCGGGACAACCGCGTGTTAGCGGTCAACAACGAGATCTGGCAGACCGGTGAGGGCATCGTCGCGGCGCGCGGCATCATGGCCGATCTGCGGTTGGTCAACGCGCCGATCAACTGATGTGCCCCGGCGGGGCGTTCGACGTTTCTATCGTGTGACAGATTCCTCCAGCGGTGTCGTCACGCCACGACGATGAGCCACGATGTGACCATGCCGCTGACCCGGGCCGGACGGCCACGTCTGCACGCCCAGCGCCGCCCCGGCACCACCGCGCGGGACGAAATCCTCGATGCCGCAGGCGAATTGTTCACCACGCAGGGTTACACGGGAACCTCCACCCGGTCGATCGCCGAGACCGTGGGCATCCGTCAGGCGTCGCTCTACCACTACTTCAAGACCAAGGACGACATCCTCTGCGCCCTGCTGAGTCAGACGGTGTCCCCCACGCTGTCCTTCGTTCCCGTTCTGCGCACCGCACGCCCGCCGATGAGCGAGGCGCAGCAGTTGCACGCGCTCGCCGTCTTCGACGGCACCCAACTGCTCGGCGGCCGATGGAATCTCGGTGCGCTCTACCTGCTGCCCGAGCTTCGCGACGCGCGGCTCGAACCGTTCTCCTCCGACCGCGAACGCCTGCGCAGGCACTACTTGAGCTTGAGCCTGGCGATCACCGAGCACACCGGCGTCGACCCCGCCGCGGCCGACCTCCCGTTCCGGTTGGTCGAGGCGTTGGTCAGCATGTGGTCGACCCCCGAGGGGCCGCAGCGTGATCAGCTGCCCCGCCACGTCGCCGACGCCTGCGTGCGGGTGCTCGGTGTGCCCGACCCCGAGGTGCTGCACGACCGGACCGCCGAGGCGCTGATCGTCGCCGATCGGTGACGATTCTCACCGCGCGGCATGCGCATGGATGAATACGGGCATTCGCCGTGTTGACGACGATGGCCTGCCGCGGCGGGCCATGTGTTCTGAAATGTGCATCAAAGACGAGAAGAGGACCGAGAATTGAGCACCGTTTCCGCCTATGCGGCCACATCGGCCACCGATCCGCTTACCAAGACGACCATCACCCGCCGCGACGTCGGACCCCATGACGTCGCCTTCGACATTCATTTCGCGGGCATCTGTCACTCCGACATCCACACGGTCAAAGCCGAGTGGGGCCAGCCGAACTACCCCGTCGTGCCGGGTCACGAGATCGCCGGCGTCGTGACCGAGGTCGGTTCCGAGGTGAGCAGGTACAAGGTCGGCGACCATGTGGGCGTCGGGTGTTTCGTCGACTCCTGTCGTGAATGCGACAACTGCACGGCCGGCCTCGAGCAGTACTGCACCGGCGGGGGCATGGTGGGCACCTACAACGCCGTCGGCCGCGACGGGGAGCCGACCCAGGGCGGGTACAGCGGTGCGATCGTCGTCGACGAGAACTATGTGTTGCGCATCCCCGATTCGATTCCTCTGGACAAGGCGGCTCCGCTGCTGTGCGCCGGTGTCACGCTGTATTCGCCGCTGCGGCACTGGGACGCCGGCCCCGGCAAGAAGGTCGCGGTGATCGGTCTGGGCGGCCTGGGACACATGGGCGTCAAGCTCGCCACGGCGATGGGCGCCCACGTCACCGTGCTCAGCCAGTCGCTCAAGAAGATGGAAGACGGCCTGCGCCTCGGCGCCGACGAGTACTACGCCACCAGCGACGAAGACACCTTCACCAAACTCGCGGGCCAATTCGACCTGATTCTCAACACCGTGTCGGCCAACCTGCCGCTGGGCGCCTACCTCGGGCTGCTCAAGCGCGACGGCACGCTCGTCGAACTCGGCGCTCCCGAGCGTCCGCTCGAGGTGCCGTTCTTTCCGCTGGCCGCGATGCGCCGCAGCATCTCCGGTTCGATGATCGGCGGCATCGCCGAAACCCAGGAGATGCTGGACTTCTGCGCCGAGCACGACGTGACGCCGGAGATCGAGGTCATCCAGCCGGATTACATCAACGAGGCGTACGAGCGGGTGCTCGCCAGCGATGTGCGGTACCGCTTCGTGATCGACACCGCTTCGCTGCGGTCCTAGTCGGTGGGCCGCTCGCCGAGATCCATTCCGGCGAGCGGCCATCCGGCCGCGGCCAACCGGGCCGCCACCCGGGCGACGTTCTCCGGTCCGGCGTCGTGGTGCGTCACGTCGGAGATGAAGGCGGCGATCTCGTCGCCGTCGAGGGCGCCGTCGGCCGTGGCCTCCGAGCCCTGCGCGGTGATGTGGGCGATGACCTCGCGCAGCTGCTCCTCGGTCAGGGGTGTGGCGCGCAGCAGCGCGAGCAGCGGCACCCGATCGGGACCCGGCACCCCGCTGGGATACCCGGCGCGTAGCCAGTTCAGGATCGAGCTCAGCAACGACGTGGTGCTCACCTCCCCAGTCTGACGGGCCACTTCCCAGGCTGCCACGAGCGAGCCTCGATGTTCGCCGATACGTTGCCTGCGCTTCATCTGCGCGACCGTGGCTGTGACATCGCTGGGAGCCATGTAAACACTGGATTTCTCCGGTTGTCGGGTGGTCTATACAGTGCGACGCTTCTGATCGGTCCGCCGGTGAGCGGGCCTCATCAGCACTGATTCGCCCCCCAGGAGACCCCGATGGCCACTGAATCCGCAGCAGTCACCTCCGCTGCGCCCGCCGGACTGAAGAAGGGCGCCATCGGCATGGTGGCCGTGATCTTCATGGCGGTCGCCAACGCCGCACCGATCACCGCGATGACCGGCAACGTGCCCATCGCCGTCGGTTTCGGCAACGGACTGGGCGCCCCGGCCGGATTCCTGTTCGCGACGATCGCGCTGACGCTGTTCGCGCTCGGATACGTCGCGATGGCCAGGCACATCACCACCACAGGTGCGTTCTACGGCTTCATCTCCCACGGCCTCGGGCAGGTGTGGGGTATGGCCAGCGGCTTCTTGGCCACCTTCGCCTACGTGGTGTTCGAGGGGTCCCTGATCGGCGGCTGCGCCTACTTCGCCAACGATGCGGTGAACACCATTGTCGGAGTGAACATCCCGTGGCTGGTGTTCGCGATCGCCGCCATCGTCGTCATCGGCGTGCTGTGCCACTTCCACATCAGCCTGACCGCCGCGATCCTCGGGGTCACGCTCGTCTCCGAGGTGTTGATCCTGCTGGCGCTGGCGTTCACGGTGATCGCCAAGGGCGGCGGCCCCGACGGCTTCATGCTCGACCAGACGGTGTTGTTGAACAACGCCTTCGAGAGCCTGCCCGCCGGGGCGTTCGGAACCGCGGCGGCTGCCGGATCGATGGCGGTCGGCCTGTTCTTCGCGTTCTGGTCCTGGGTCGGGTTCGAGACCACCGCCGTCTATGGCGAGGAGTCCCGCAACCCGAAGAAGATCATTCCCCGCGCGACGCTGATCGCCGTCATCGGACTCGGCCTGTTCTACACGTTCATCTCCGCGATGGTGCTCGCCGGCAACGGTGCCAAGACCTCGGTGGAGGCGTCCATCAGTTCCTCGCCGCTGGATCTGTTCTTCAATCTGGTCGACGCCAACCTCGGCGGGTTCCTGCTCGACGTCTACAAGATCCTGCTGGTGATCGGCTCCTTCGCGTGCGCGTTGGCATTCCACAACGCGGCCTCGCGCTACCTGTTCGCCCTCGGCCGGGAGATCCCTGCCGCCAAGGTCAAGTCGACGCTGGGCGCGGCGCATCCCCGGCACGGGTCGCCCTACATCGCCTCGGCGGTGCAGAGCGTCATCACGATGGTGATCGTGCTGTTGTTCTTCGCCTTCACGGCCGTGCAGGTGCCCGACGCCAACGGCCTGCCCGTCGACACCCCGACCCTGGTGCCCTACACCAACGTCTACGGGCTGCTGGCGCTGATCGGCACCGCGGCGATCCTGCTCGTCCAGGCCATCTGCTCCATCGCGGTGATCTGGTTCTTCTGGGTACGCAAGACACACCGCGGCAACGTGATCACCACGCTGATCTGCCCCCTGATCGGCGCCGTGGCGATGGGCTACGTCGTCTGGCTGCTGTGGGACAACCGGGCGTTCGCGGCGGGATACGCGGCCAACTCCCTGGTGTTTAAGAGCGCCCCGTACCTCATCGCGGCCGTGTTCCTGGTCGGCATCGCGTACGCGCTGTGGCTGCGCTTCTCCCGGCCCGACACCTACGCCGAGATCGGCCGCACGGTCATGGAGGACAGTCACGAGCGCAGCTGACCGCGCGCGGCCGCGCGGGTCAGTGCACGCTCCACGCTGTTGCGCGCCAGCAGGACCTTGAAACCGTTCTGGCTCAACGGCTGTGCCCCCGACACGGCGACGCGGGCGGCCGACCGGAACCTTTCGGCGTCGGCCGTCCTGCCGGTGAGTTCCGCCTCCGCCGCCCCGGTCCGCCACGGGGTGGCCGCCACGCCGCCGAGCGCCACGGCCGCCGATGCCACGATGCCGTCGCGGATGTCCAGACCGACGGCCACCGAGACCAGCGCGAAGGCGTAGCTGTGCCGGTCGCGGACCTTGAGGTACCAGCTGCGGGCGCCGTAGGGAGACGGCGGTAGCTCGATGCCGGTGATGAGCTCGCCCGGCGCGACGCTGGTGTCCCGCTCGGGGTGTTCTCCGGGCAGCGTGAAGAACTCGCTGATCCGGATCGACCGTGGCCCGGCCGGACCGGCGACGTGCACCACCGCGTCGAGCGCGGCCAGAGCGACCGCCATATCGGACGGGTGCACGGCGACGCAGGACGGCGAGGCGCCGAAGATCGCGTGCTCACGATGGAATCCGGCCAGCGCCCCGCACCCGGAACCGGGAGACCTCTTGTTGCACGCCGCGAAAGCCGGGTCCATGAAGTACGGACACCGGGTGCGTTGCATCAGGTTCCCGCCCACGGTGGCCATGTTGCGGATCTGCGTGGTCGCCCCCGACAGAATTGCTTGCGACAGAACAGGATACGCCGTACGGATCAGCGGATGGTTGGCGGCCGCGCTGTTGGACACGCCCGCGCCGATCAGCACACCCCCGGCTGCTGTCGCGCGCACCGCCCCGAGGTCGAGGTCTCCGATGTCGACGAGCGCCGACGGCGTCTCCACGCCGGTTTTCATCAGATCGAGCATGTTGGTGCCGCCCG contains:
- a CDS encoding iron-siderophore ABC transporter substrate-binding protein — translated: MSVRAAGAAGALAAALVLAGCGGSGESTTSPQGQSSVVTSTTRIASAGVLGNDRRPDESCAPDPAPLDDGPAEREVGNATGHAITPPIPETTVVPADPQRIVALAGDQLDALCALGLQSRIVAAALPEGSQDQPSYLGTAVHDLPAAGTRSDPDLDAIRAANPDVILGSVALTPEEFPALTAIAPTVFSGPPGVAWKDNLRAVGAATGRLDAANRLIDDFDRAADKTGADNDAVHFQASVVQFTDTTLRIFGTDNFPATVLADVGVDRPAAQRFTDKPYVEVGITDEDLANSPDFSAAEGDLVYVSFATAEARERAPKVMGSDAWKRLSANRDNRVLAVNNEIWQTGEGIVAARGIMADLRLVNAPIN
- a CDS encoding TetR/AcrR family transcriptional regulator; this encodes MPLTRAGRPRLHAQRRPGTTARDEILDAAGELFTTQGYTGTSTRSIAETVGIRQASLYHYFKTKDDILCALLSQTVSPTLSFVPVLRTARPPMSEAQQLHALAVFDGTQLLGGRWNLGALYLLPELRDARLEPFSSDRERLRRHYLSLSLAITEHTGVDPAAADLPFRLVEALVSMWSTPEGPQRDQLPRHVADACVRVLGVPDPEVLHDRTAEALIVADR
- a CDS encoding NAD(P)-dependent alcohol dehydrogenase, whose amino-acid sequence is MSTVSAYAATSATDPLTKTTITRRDVGPHDVAFDIHFAGICHSDIHTVKAEWGQPNYPVVPGHEIAGVVTEVGSEVSRYKVGDHVGVGCFVDSCRECDNCTAGLEQYCTGGGMVGTYNAVGRDGEPTQGGYSGAIVVDENYVLRIPDSIPLDKAAPLLCAGVTLYSPLRHWDAGPGKKVAVIGLGGLGHMGVKLATAMGAHVTVLSQSLKKMEDGLRLGADEYYATSDEDTFTKLAGQFDLILNTVSANLPLGAYLGLLKRDGTLVELGAPERPLEVPFFPLAAMRRSISGSMIGGIAETQEMLDFCAEHDVTPEIEVIQPDYINEAYERVLASDVRYRFVIDTASLRS
- a CDS encoding DUF3349 domain-containing protein — translated: MSTTSLLSSILNWLRAGYPSGVPGPDRVPLLALLRATPLTEEQLREVIAHITAQGSEATADGALDGDEIAAFISDVTHHDAGPENVARVAARLAAAGWPLAGMDLGERPTD
- a CDS encoding APC family permease, which produces MATESAAVTSAAPAGLKKGAIGMVAVIFMAVANAAPITAMTGNVPIAVGFGNGLGAPAGFLFATIALTLFALGYVAMARHITTTGAFYGFISHGLGQVWGMASGFLATFAYVVFEGSLIGGCAYFANDAVNTIVGVNIPWLVFAIAAIVVIGVLCHFHISLTAAILGVTLVSEVLILLALAFTVIAKGGGPDGFMLDQTVLLNNAFESLPAGAFGTAAAAGSMAVGLFFAFWSWVGFETTAVYGEESRNPKKIIPRATLIAVIGLGLFYTFISAMVLAGNGAKTSVEASISSSPLDLFFNLVDANLGGFLLDVYKILLVIGSFACALAFHNAASRYLFALGREIPAAKVKSTLGAAHPRHGSPYIASAVQSVITMVIVLLFFAFTAVQVPDANGLPVDTPTLVPYTNVYGLLALIGTAAILLVQAICSIAVIWFFWVRKTHRGNVITTLICPLIGAVAMGYVVWLLWDNRAFAAGYAANSLVFKSAPYLIAAVFLVGIAYALWLRFSRPDTYAEIGRTVMEDSHERS
- a CDS encoding FAD binding domain-containing protein, which codes for MLTFAYHRATGIEDAISAAARGARYYAGGTNMLDLMKTGVETPSALVDIGDLDLGAVRATAAGGVLIGAGVSNSAAANHPLIRTAYPVLSQAILSGATTQIRNMATVGGNLMQRTRCPYFMDPAFAACNKRSPGSGCGALAGFHREHAIFGASPSCVAVHPSDMAVALAALDAVVHVAGPAGPRSIRISEFFTLPGEHPERDTSVAPGELITGIELPPSPYGARSWYLKVRDRHSYAFALVSVAVGLDIRDGIVASAAVALGGVAATPWRTGAAEAELTGRTADAERFRSAARVAVSGAQPLSQNGFKVLLARNSVERALTRAAARGQLRS